In Desulfobacter hydrogenophilus, the genomic stretch TTCTACAATATCAATAAATCTTTGCGTGTAGTGCTCGTATTCTTCACTGTGATAGGTGTCGATCCACATCTGGTATTCGTTGTCAGCTTCCGCAATGGTCAAGATGTGATTACCAACACTGTTATATACCCAGAAACAAGGTAAAAGTGCCGCAGCAGCAAGAGCAAATACGGAATTTTCACTGTGATTGAGCAGAAAGGAGGTGTATTTCTCGATTGCAGGAGACTTTTTTTCAGCTTCCTCAATATCAAAATATTTCAGGAACTCATTATGAAGGGCTTTTTCAATGTCCAGCCCATCTTTGGCTAACATTTGAAAGAATTGCTTTTCAGATTTGTTGGGCGCTTTTTCGGCGACCAGGTCCAAAGCCAGATTATCATCCTTGATATAAAGGATATCCTGCGACAGGAAATGTGCAAAATTATTTTTATCTAACGTGCCTTTCGCCAGTTGTACAACAAAGGGATGAGTAATTGTATCCTCATAAATAGAAGCTATCGCATCCCACATTTTTTGGGTGTATTTTCCTGCCGCTTTCATATTCTTCATCACCCCTGATTCTTCTATTTTTATTTTTTAAAGGCACAAATGGCAACATAATCACCGCAGTCAAACCCCGGAATGGGTTGTTCTTCCATATTGTTTGAATATAGCGGATGTTTAGTGAGCGTTTGTGCATAATCAAGGTCTTGAAAACCTGCTGTTTTAAGCATCTCGACTTTCTCAGTAGTTGTACGCCAGTTGGCAACCTTTACAAATTCAATTGGATACGGGTCCCTTGGGTGAACTCCTTCCAACAAAGGATGTTCCCAAGTTTCGAGACTTTTTGCCAGGTTATACATGGTTGCGTATGAACTTTCCTTAGGCACATCAATAACCACGATTTTACCTCCTTTTCTCAAAGCAGTATAGGCTTTGTGAAACACGGACTGCAGGTCATTGATATAGCTTGGTGTGCCGTTGAATAGGATTGTATCGTATTGTTCTTCGCCCAGATCGGCGTCTTCCGCTGTGGTTACATCAACAATTATCCCGCGTTTACGGGCAATCTCAGCCATTCCGTCTGATGGTTCGAGACCGTACTGAATGGGAATTTTAAAATCTCTTTTCAGGATTGATTCAAAAAGACCACTTCCGCACCCTACAGAAAAGGTATCACCCGCATCTTTCATAAAATAAGCGACCAGGTTCACCTCTGAATTTAACAGATTAATATTGTCAAAAAACCACGCATCATATGCTTCTGCAAATTCGTCAAAACTTCTTTTTTTATCCATACTGACCTCCGAAAAGAAACCGTTATTATCAACCCGGTGCAGACAATGTATTTTTATAGGGAGGCACAACTTGAAGAGGTATGATCCGCTTCCCTACGTCGGTATTACCCGCATCAGGTTCCAAGGGTCAGGAAAATTTTTCCTTCTCAGCTTTTGCATGCTCCCCCAGCTAAATTTTGTTGTGTATTTATGCTCTGTAACCAGCAGATTGTCAATAGCCCTTTCAATCCTGTTGGCTCAAGCTGCTGTCTTTTGCATCAGTTGATCATCAGTGGTTTTACATGTTCTAAGTGTATGATCATTCATTCGGAATCGGCAAGGATTAACATCACCCTTTTGACGATCATCCCCCAAAGAGGCTGCCTATGGCTTTTTTATCCGTGACAATGGAAATGCGAATACTTTACCGGTAGCATTTTGCGCAGATAAGCTATAAACCGGGATTTGAATGTTTCCCTATAGGTTAACGATGGTTTGGTTAAGCCGATGGAAGATACCAAGGCTTGAGCTTTAACAAGAGTATCGAACGCCTTTTGAATAAAGCCTATCGGCCAACAATCATAGACAAAGTCAACACGGTTTGATTTCTAAAATTATCCTCCAAAATTTCCAGTAATCCAAACGATTTTTTTGCCCATTTCTCTTCCTGAATTTCATGGATCGGATAATTGTTCAGAACTTCGGCATGACCTCACAATGCTTTTATCATTCATGACTTTTTTCAAGTCTACAGCCACCATAAGAAGAACATATATTGTTGGTTTTTAACTTTCTGCTTTTTTAACTGTTTTTTTATTTATCATTAGGATTATTGAATTAAGTGAACCGGGCTTGTTAGTTTGACTTTTTTGCCGGAGTTATTCTTCCTGCCGAATAAAGGCTTTGCTCCGGACAAGGAGCCAGAGGCTTCCGCAGACACCGCCCACGACAATCTGCATAAGGCCTATGCCTGGAATCAGGTGTGCAGGGACAAGAGAAATAAGAAACATGCCAAGGCTCCCCATGAACATGCTTGTAAAGTTTATCAAAGATGCGGCAGAGCCCGTGTCTTTGTCCTGTTGTGACAACAGCAGACTTGCCGTAGGCGGCCGCATCATATTTATGGCAATGGTGGCTGTGAGCATGGTCAGAGCGAACAGGACAGGAGAAAGGCTGCCGGCCGCATCAATTATAATGCCGCAGATGACTATAACCCCAAATCCGCCTGTAATGACGGTGCCCGGACGAATCCGTTGTGACAGCCGGATATACAGCAAAGGGCCTGCCAGTGCACCAAGGGCGTTAAAGGCGAAATATAAACTGTACAGGTTTTCACCCATGCCAAAGCCTTCGATATATATAAATGAGGAGGCCCCGATAAAGGCCATCAACGGCAGGGGAACCAGGGAAAAAATTCCCAGAGGAACTGAGAATCCCGGATTTTTCAATACAATAGCAAGCCGGCCAAGGGATTGTAAAAGGGAGCCCGCATACCTTTGTTCAAGGGTCTCGTCCAGGAACAGTGAAAGGCAGAGCGCAAGGCTCCCCACACCGGTCAAAGACCAGAAAATGGCCTTCCAGGACATGAAGGTTATGAGCCATGCGCCCAGCACCGGGGCCACAACAGGGGCGGCCACCACCATGGCCATGACCACAGCCAGGACCGACTCCCGTTGGCGGCCGGTATACATATCCTTGACCATGGCAGTGACAACCGCCTCTGCAGCCCCACCGCCAAAGGCCTGAACCACTCTGGCCAGAATAAGCTGGATCACGTTCAGGGAGAGGGCACATCCAATACTGCCAAGCAAGTACAGGCCAAGGCCTGTCAGAAGAACGGGTTTTCTGCCGTATTTCTCGCTGACAGGACCCCAGATCAGGATACCGGCGGCAAAAAAGACCAAGAACAGGCTCAGGCTCAGGTTAACCGGGCCTTGGGTTGTCTGCATCGCAGACATCACACGGGGAAGGGCCGGCAGATAAAGGTCTGTGGACAAGGGAGGAAACGCACTGAGCAGGGCCAGCATGGCAAGGAGACTGCGGTCACCAAAAAATGACTGTTTCTTCATAACTTAAGCGGGCCAGGTGCCAAAGGGCTGTTTTTCAAATTTCATTGAACCGTCACTGCCCTTGTAGATGTTGATCCATGCATTCCAGTTTTGGGTATCTGTCTGGGGGTAATCCAGACGATAGTGACTGCAGCGGCTCTCTTTGCGCATGAGGGATGCCTTGAGCTTCATTTCAGCGCTGATGATCATGTTGGCGGTTTCAAACGCCAGCCGCAATTCGTGTAAATTGGCAGCTTTAAGCATTGGTATGTGATGATCTCTCAATTCTTCAACATAGGCCAATGCCGCGTTAAGGAGCCTTTCTTTTTTTATGTATATGATGAAATTGGGAATCATGATGCCCTGCAAGGTCTGGGTCACCCATGCGGGGCTGTAACCGGATTCTTTTTTTAACGGTGCAAGTATCTGGGCCTGTACTTCATTCATTTTGGATTTTGAAATTTCCGGCATTTTGACACCCTGGCAATATTCAGCAGCCGCCTTTCCTGCAACACCACCTTGTACCGCAGAACCGGCCAATGAGGAGCCGATCTGGGTATAGATTGCCCCGGCCATATAGGAACCCAATGCATCACCGGCAGCGTATAGCCCTGGGATGGTTGATTCACATTTTTCATTGATGGGTGTCAGTCCTTCGGATTTATGGATGGCCATTCCGGCTGAGGAACCGCCCACACTTGTTCCTCCCATTCCCGGAGGGGCTCCACCCTCTTTGGGCGGGCCGCCAGGCCCGGGCCGTTTTCCGTCTTTGGGCCCTCTTTCGCCTCCTGGATGGCCGTTTCGTTTAAATTCATCGGGAACGTAGGGCCCGCCTTCAGGTTCTTTTTCTCCACCGGCACCGGGAGGGCCCATCTTAACGGGATTCCCGTTCATGTATGCCTTGTAATTCAAGTCCATACCCAGATCATGGTGTACTTCAACCCCTGTTGTGCCGGGTTTTCTTTCAAACATACCATGCCATCCGTCAAAACAGGCTGCAGGATGTTCTGCCTGGCCGGGATGCCCGTCGTTCCACTCCTTTCCGGTTACCTTGGCGCCAATGTTATAGGCCATGACAGTGCCGTCGTGGGTGAGATCACAAATGGGAAATCCATTGGGTTTGAAACCGCCGGCCCCGGTGCACAAAATGACGCTTTTGGCCTTGAAAAAATGGACTTTTTCTTCATCCAGGCTGAAACCGGCGGCACCGGCAATCCGCCCTTTTTCTTTAATCAAATGGGTGATTACGATTCTTTCTTTGACTGGGATATTTCTTTTTTCGACCGGGTTGCTAAAACTCTTGTTATAAAGAGGTGAGTCAAAAAAACCCCATTCCTTGAGTTCATTGACCCGGGACAGGGAATGCTCAGCCATTTGCCGGGTATAAACCGGATTATTGGTCCCCAATGCAGACCGTGAGACTTTGTCTGTAAATTCATCAAGACTCATTTTTTCAGAATCAGGATCGAAAGAGAATATTCCTTTTGCAAAGGGCGTCTGACCTGAAGAACCCAGACGGCCTTTGGAGACAAGCATTACTTTGGAACCTGCATCATGTGCCTTGACCGCGGCAAATAATCCTGCCATCCCGCCGCCGATAACCAGGACATCCGTTTCGTTTTCGGCATTTTTTATTTTGTCGATATCAATTTCAGGGACATTGGCGCTGCACGCTCCCTGTTCAGGAAATAACCCAATCACAGCCATGGTCGCAAGCCCTGCTGCTCCGCCTGCAAGGGTTATGAACTTGCGGCGGGACACGCCTTTTGATTTTTGTGAAGATGTCATTTATCTCTCCGTTATTTCTTTGATTTTTTAAATGTATAGGTTTTTAAAAGAAGCAAAATTCCGCCTGCGGTCAGTATGCTGATTAAAATTGACATGGCAGGGGTGGCATGCCGGCCAAGATCCATGGTGTGCCATGCGGCAATAGAAATAAACAGCATTGCCAGAATGCCGTGAAAAATCCGCCAGGTTTTGTATGTCATGGGCAGTTTGTCCCGCAAAAAAGAAGTCATGCCCAATACCAGCATTAGGCACCATGCAATGATACCCAGCACAACCCCCTGATTCATGGTGGTGATGATGGTAACAAAGGCGTCCACAGGGGAAATGCCCGATTCAAAGAAGCGTGGAATCACAAGATAAAACGGATGTAAAAATAAAATGGTGATAAATGTATACCCAATGACTTTATGATATTTTACCACGCGGCCCATGGTAAGATCGGTCATGAAGGATCTGCTGGTGCGTGCCCAGAAAAACTGTCCGATCATCTGGCAAAAGGCCAGAATGGTTATAATGGAAAGCGATTCTTTCAATACGGTACGCTCCGGGAAATTACCCGTTGCCCAGATAAGCACCGGTATGCCCATGAAAACCAGTATGGATAGTCGAAAGAATCTGCTTTTTATATATGTGCTCATTTTTACCCCCATGAAACCACAACCGGTATGGCTTTTTCTGGTGAAATGGTGATGGCATCAACAGGACAATACATCCTGCACAGATGGCATATCTGGCAGTCCGCCGGATATGCAATGAATGCTTTTTTTGTTTTTGGATCTTTGCGAATGACGTCGGTGGGGCATGTTTCTATGCATGTTCCACAACCAATACATCCTTGAATCGTTTCTATGGTCATTAATTTCCTCCTATGTCCTTTGTGTAATAATTGTTAGATAACTAAGTTATAAGTTATATTAATTTAAAGATGCGATTGGTCATGCATTTACCCGAGATCATATGCCTGGATCAGAGCCACCAAGGGTGTTGCGAACGCCTTCAAGGGGATTGCGCAATGTCTCAATTTCTTTTTGGCTCAGCTCTGAACGGATTTCATCTTCAATCTGATCCATCACGGCCAGGGCAAATTTTGCCGCCTCTTTTCCTTTTGAAGTCAGCGTAACGATTATGGTTCTGTCGTCATTTTTATCCCGCCGACGGTCAATCAGCTTGGAGACTTCCATTTTTTTTACCATGTTTGTGACTGTTGCAGGTTTGATATCCAACCCCTCGCCAATCATCCTCTGTGTTAACTCACCATGATGCATCAGTGAGACTAAAACCCGTGCCTGCCCAAAATGAATTCCGCCCTCACCCAGTGTACTTCGTAACCTGTCGTTCAGCAATTTTCCTATGTGCATAAAAAGATGCATCAAGGGTTTGTTTGAATTTTCATATGTCATAATTACTTCCTCTTTAAATTTAGCAAGCTAAACGTTAGTGGACTAGCTGTCAAGTGTTTTTTTCACTAAAAATTTTCAGGGTATAGTTCCGGTCAACCAAAACCGGAAATCCACAAATTATGCCCATCTTTTTCACAATGAATTCACACAATGTAATAATATATGAGGCCTTGGATAAGAGATACTGTATAGACTAATTACAAAGGGAAACAGTTCATGTTCAAACACAAAATATCTACCTATCGGATGATACTGGCTTGCCTTGGGGCCTGCACCATCTTCTTTGCTGTCGGCTGTGCAGGTAAAAATACGGCCCCGATCCTGAGCCTGTGGCCTGCGGCCGTCATCACGGCAGACGGGTATGATGCAGACTGGCCAGAAACCCCGCCCCTTTACCATGATACGGAGAACCGGCTGTCCATACGAGCGATGAATAACAGCCAGGCTCTCTATGTGGCAGCATCGGTGGGCAGTCAGCCCTTGCAGGCAAGTTTTATCAGTGGAGGAGTCAGCCTTTCAGTGATCCCGGAGCACGATCCGGAACACCCCTTTACCATCCAGATCAAGGGGGAGGGACGTCCCCAAAGACCGAGGACAAACCGAAAAAAGGAAATGAATAAAAACAACGGTCCCGGCCAGATGCCCGGATTTGTCATGGCCGACACTCTGACAATTATCTATCCTCATGGATCAAATCCCATGGACATGAGTTTTGAAGAGGCAAAAAAGTTGGGGATTACCATCGCACTCACAGAAAATACCGGCCGCATGGTCATTGAGGCGGCAATCCGGTTCGATGCCATCTCTTCTTTGGAGGAGTTTGCCCCGGACAGGCGGGTCTCTCTGGTACTTACCTCTGGCCAGAACCGCAAAGACAAGCCCTCTGACAACAGGCCTTCGGGTATGGGTGGCGGAGGCGGCAGAATGGGTGGAGGCGGCGGCCCTGGTGGGAGCGGCAAGGGCATGAAAGAGACAACCTCAGCCTTTGAGGCACGGCTGAATCTGATCCTGGTCAGTGGACCAGCTTACGAGGGGACTCCTGTTCAGAATCCATTCTGATGGCATACTATTTTAAGGGACAGCAATCATGGTATACCTTTTCTGTTTTTGAGACTTTCTAGTGGGGATGATTTCTTTTGGCATTGTTCACCGTCAGGAAAAACAAATACGCAGCTGTGATTGCGTCAATCTTAATTTTCAAGATGGTCATATATTCGGGCAATAGCCACAAGTGAAATGAGTAATGCCAAGGTCCACAATAATAGAATTTTTCCATTCCCATTGCAAAACATGACCATATGGTCTTTTTTGGCATAGTCCATAGGGATGCACATAACCTTGGACCTGTCTTTTGCCATTTCAAAAAGGGTCAGGATTTCTTGACTTTGATTCTGAAAAATGTTTCTTTTTTTCATAGTGAAGCTCCTTATAACAGCCATGGGCTGATTTGGTCTATCAATACCGAGGTTCAACCTACAACAAAGCATGAAAGTAATTCAGTCACTTATTGGAACTTTCATATAAACATTCAACTGCCTCATTGCAGATTGATCTTTAAAATATCACCATTTATGGATGGTAATTTTTGTTTATGAGGAGTTTCACTATTTGAGGGGCAAAAACCATAAATTCAGAGGGAAAGCGAAACTATTACCTCAAAATGATTGAGTCGTGATTCTGTGTGAGACTGAATGAAATTCTCTCACAAACTCACGCCATCAATCATTTTGTAATGTACCGGTATAAAAGCGGACTATAACTATTTCAGAAAGGTGAGAAATGGCAGAAGCAAGGCTCGGTTCTCTTAGAAATATGACATACCTTTTTATTGAGTTTCAAAAAACGTTCGTTTTATGAAATTTATTTCGAGCCGCTACAAATATCGCCTCCGGTTAGGCTGGTTGGCCGCAAAAATATCGTACGCTTAGGAATGAGGCCGAAATAACTTGATCTGGGAGCGTGAGCGTCTCGCCCGTGCTCCCGGATATAGCAAAATAGGCAAGTTATTTAAGACCTGTCAGGATTGGTTAGATAGTTTTCTTTCTTTTTTTATATTCGTTTCAATGGGTAAGGCCTGCAAAGAAAAACAAAAATTTTTCATTTCATATATGCAGATTCCATCCACGCACAGGGTACCGTCAGCCGTTGCCCGGCAACCTGTTTCGTCCATGGTACACGCACTG encodes the following:
- a CDS encoding 4Fe-4S dicluster domain-containing protein, with translation MTIETIQGCIGCGTCIETCPTDVIRKDPKTKKAFIAYPADCQICHLCRMYCPVDAITISPEKAIPVVVSWG
- a CDS encoding MarR family winged helix-turn-helix transcriptional regulator — encoded protein: MTYENSNKPLMHLFMHIGKLLNDRLRSTLGEGGIHFGQARVLVSLMHHGELTQRMIGEGLDIKPATVTNMVKKMEVSKLIDRRRDKNDDRTIIVTLTSKGKEAAKFALAVMDQIEDEIRSELSQKEIETLRNPLEGVRNTLGGSDPGI
- a CDS encoding Bcr/CflA family efflux MFS transporter, with the translated sequence MKKQSFFGDRSLLAMLALLSAFPPLSTDLYLPALPRVMSAMQTTQGPVNLSLSLFLVFFAAGILIWGPVSEKYGRKPVLLTGLGLYLLGSIGCALSLNVIQLILARVVQAFGGGAAEAVVTAMVKDMYTGRQRESVLAVVMAMVVAAPVVAPVLGAWLITFMSWKAIFWSLTGVGSLALCLSLFLDETLEQRYAGSLLQSLGRLAIVLKNPGFSVPLGIFSLVPLPLMAFIGASSFIYIEGFGMGENLYSLYFAFNALGALAGPLLYIRLSQRIRPGTVITGGFGVIVICGIIIDAAGSLSPVLFALTMLTATIAINMMRPPTASLLLSQQDKDTGSAASLINFTSMFMGSLGMFLISLVPAHLIPGIGLMQIVVGGVCGSLWLLVRSKAFIRQEE
- a CDS encoding FAD-dependent oxidoreductase, with the protein product MTSSQKSKGVSRRKFITLAGGAAGLATMAVIGLFPEQGACSANVPEIDIDKIKNAENETDVLVIGGGMAGLFAAVKAHDAGSKVMLVSKGRLGSSGQTPFAKGIFSFDPDSEKMSLDEFTDKVSRSALGTNNPVYTRQMAEHSLSRVNELKEWGFFDSPLYNKSFSNPVEKRNIPVKERIVITHLIKEKGRIAGAAGFSLDEEKVHFFKAKSVILCTGAGGFKPNGFPICDLTHDGTVMAYNIGAKVTGKEWNDGHPGQAEHPAACFDGWHGMFERKPGTTGVEVHHDLGMDLNYKAYMNGNPVKMGPPGAGGEKEPEGGPYVPDEFKRNGHPGGERGPKDGKRPGPGGPPKEGGAPPGMGGTSVGGSSAGMAIHKSEGLTPINEKCESTIPGLYAAGDALGSYMAGAIYTQIGSSLAGSAVQGGVAGKAAAEYCQGVKMPEISKSKMNEVQAQILAPLKKESGYSPAWVTQTLQGIMIPNFIIYIKKERLLNAALAYVEELRDHHIPMLKAANLHELRLAFETANMIISAEMKLKASLMRKESRCSHYRLDYPQTDTQNWNAWINIYKGSDGSMKFEKQPFGTWPA
- a CDS encoding ferric reductase-like transmembrane domain-containing protein; amino-acid sequence: MSTYIKSRFFRLSILVFMGIPVLIWATGNFPERTVLKESLSIITILAFCQMIGQFFWARTSRSFMTDLTMGRVVKYHKVIGYTFITILFLHPFYLVIPRFFESGISPVDAFVTIITTMNQGVVLGIIAWCLMLVLGMTSFLRDKLPMTYKTWRIFHGILAMLFISIAAWHTMDLGRHATPAMSILISILTAGGILLLLKTYTFKKSKK
- a CDS encoding TenA family protein, with translation MKAAGKYTQKMWDAIASIYEDTITHPFVVQLAKGTLDKNNFAHFLSQDILYIKDDNLALDLVAEKAPNKSEKQFFQMLAKDGLDIEKALHNEFLKYFDIEEAEKKSPAIEKYTSFLLNHSENSVFALAAAALLPCFWVYNSVGNHILTIAEADNEYQMWIDTYHSEEYEHYTQRFIDIVERLASEADEELYQEMLKAFTLSTQYELDFFEEAMKK
- a CDS encoding class I SAM-dependent DNA methyltransferase is translated as MDKKRSFDEFAEAYDAWFFDNINLLNSEVNLVAYFMKDAGDTFSVGCGSGLFESILKRDFKIPIQYGLEPSDGMAEIARKRGIIVDVTTAEDADLGEEQYDTILFNGTPSYINDLQSVFHKAYTALRKGGKIVVIDVPKESSYATMYNLAKSLETWEHPLLEGVHPRDPYPIEFVKVANWRTTTEKVEMLKTAGFQDLDYAQTLTKHPLYSNNMEEQPIPGFDCGDYVAICAFKK